In Halorientalis sp. LT38, a genomic segment contains:
- a CDS encoding DUF6293 family protein yields the protein MQTHIVPVGFDYDRLIAPLVRERLDVDRVVLLEGAVGSEANVEYSRNLAEKLEKDFRNLLGAETERVVVEDVYDYDTAFEQAYSLIMSELDRGREDGADDAGGSEIWVNISAMPRTVSFAFATAAHSIMVERQEDRDRIHTYYTVPEKYLETELAEELRCQIDLLSDLGEDVDDDRVTERLESARNLLDEFDERGTTIGAKEIDGSHVVELPVASFSNVKPFEEIILFTLGEHGEFESVSELAQELARELGEEYSDSFRSKVIYNVDRLGPGGKGYIEQEEHGKSYRTRLSRIGELWVRAHADSEPERSEGSF from the coding sequence ATGCAGACCCACATCGTCCCGGTCGGGTTCGACTACGACCGGCTGATCGCGCCGCTGGTCCGCGAGCGGCTGGACGTGGACCGGGTCGTCCTGCTGGAGGGGGCCGTGGGGAGCGAGGCCAACGTCGAGTACTCGCGCAACCTCGCGGAGAAACTGGAGAAGGACTTCCGGAACCTGCTGGGGGCCGAGACCGAACGGGTCGTCGTCGAGGACGTCTACGACTACGACACGGCCTTCGAGCAGGCCTACAGCCTGATCATGAGCGAACTCGACCGGGGTCGCGAGGACGGGGCCGACGACGCCGGCGGCAGCGAGATCTGGGTCAACATCTCCGCGATGCCCCGCACCGTCTCCTTCGCCTTTGCCACCGCGGCCCACTCGATCATGGTCGAGCGCCAGGAGGACCGCGACCGCATCCACACCTACTACACGGTCCCGGAGAAGTACCTCGAGACCGAACTCGCCGAGGAACTGCGCTGCCAGATCGACCTGCTCTCGGATCTGGGCGAGGACGTCGACGACGACAGGGTCACCGAGCGGCTGGAGAGCGCCCGGAACCTGCTCGACGAGTTCGACGAGCGTGGGACGACCATCGGTGCGAAGGAGATCGACGGCAGTCACGTCGTCGAGCTCCCAGTGGCTTCCTTCTCGAACGTCAAGCCCTTCGAGGAGATCATCCTCTTCACGCTGGGAGAGCACGGCGAGTTCGAGTCGGTGTCGGAGCTGGCGCAGGAACTGGCGCGTGAGCTGGGCGAGGAGTACTCGGACAGTTTCCGGTCGAAGGTGATCTACAACGTGGATCGGCTGGGGCCGGGTGGGAAAGGGTACATCGAGCAGGAGGAGCACGGGAAGTCGTATCGGACGCGGTTGTCACGCATCGGGGAGTTGTGGGTCAGGGCGCATGCGGATAGCGAGCCCGAACGAAGTGAGGGCTCGTTCTAG
- a CDS encoding tRNA-binding protein → MGMDEPDVAPEEFLEDVEMRVGTVVSVADFPEARKDVYKLEVDFGEEVRQSAAGLTDNYAKADLEGQQVLAVVNLGTVSIAGFESECLVTGVDDAEGDVVHLQPEREVPDGTRVY, encoded by the coding sequence ATGGGAATGGACGAGCCGGACGTGGCACCCGAAGAGTTCCTGGAAGACGTCGAGATGCGGGTCGGGACGGTGGTCTCGGTCGCGGACTTCCCCGAGGCCAGAAAGGACGTGTACAAGCTCGAAGTCGACTTCGGCGAGGAGGTCCGCCAGTCGGCGGCGGGCCTGACCGACAACTACGCCAAGGCCGATCTGGAGGGCCAGCAGGTCCTCGCCGTCGTCAACCTGGGCACCGTCTCCATCGCGGGCTTCGAGAGCGAGTGTCTGGTGACCGGCGTCGACGACGCCGAGGGCGACGTCGTCCACCTCCAGCCCGAGCGGGAGGTCCCAGACGGCACTCGCGTGTACTGA
- a CDS encoding DUF1405 domain-containing protein: MSVVTRLGRRLEGFIARYFDAALPEREPLPRYLAPLPAWLEDAALRLAWPIAIVNLLGTAFGFWYYGFHPWPFTDPLFAGQFALTPPEMWLFVPDSPVATGFIGLSLIAWRLDWQAEWLHVLAFFGCIKLGLWTPFVQLLVNGLGDLNPLMYHFLIWSHALMAVEAFLIHRYSDFPIWAIALATAWYTLNDVVDYFVPIVGDPHHTLLRAEQVVGGFDHSLAAHDQAAAGAVVLTVLAVFLATATRAKKAELTG, encoded by the coding sequence ATGTCGGTCGTCACCAGGCTCGGTCGTCGGCTCGAAGGCTTCATCGCCCGCTACTTCGACGCCGCGCTGCCCGAGCGCGAGCCCCTGCCCCGCTACCTCGCGCCCCTGCCCGCCTGGCTCGAGGACGCCGCCCTCCGCCTGGCCTGGCCCATCGCCATCGTCAACCTGCTCGGCACCGCCTTCGGATTCTGGTACTACGGCTTCCACCCCTGGCCCTTCACCGACCCCCTCTTCGCCGGCCAGTTCGCACTGACGCCCCCGGAGATGTGGCTCTTCGTCCCCGACAGCCCCGTCGCCACCGGATTCATCGGCCTCTCGCTGATCGCCTGGCGGCTCGACTGGCAGGCCGAGTGGCTCCACGTCCTGGCCTTCTTCGGCTGCATCAAACTCGGCCTCTGGACCCCGTTCGTCCAGTTGCTCGTCAACGGCCTGGGCGACCTGAACCCGCTGATGTACCACTTCCTGATCTGGAGCCACGCCCTGATGGCCGTCGAAGCCTTCCTGATCCATCGCTACAGCGACTTCCCCATCTGGGCCATCGCCCTCGCAACCGCCTGGTACACGCTCAACGACGTCGTCGACTACTTCGTCCCCATCGTCGGCGACCCCCACCACACCCTCCTGCGCGCGGAACAGGTCGTCGGCGGCTTCGACCACTCGCTGGCCGCCCACGACCAGGCCGCCGCCGGCGCCGTCGTGTTGACCGTCCTCGCCGTCTTCCTCGCGACCGCCACGCGCGCGAAGAAAGCCGAGCTTACCGGGTGA
- a CDS encoding S8 family serine peptidase yields the protein MDEATAVGRRDFLAAAGGTAAAVGATGTGGATVDPDLAAKSGRVDAVVRLEAVSDTDSRGERGEVVRTLRDRASRTQQRVVDYVRDTPGMELRRRFWLANAVLVRVDTDRAAFADLAAIDGVDRVHRTGAGGGSRPAPKSTAANGPVSESRQADDGISYGLEMMNVPAVWDRFETRGEGARVAVIDTGVDAAHPDIDLAAWAEFDAEGERVDSDPHDPHGHGTGMSSLAVGGDASGTQIGVAPDAELIVARQSQDGIFASTIAALEWAVEKDADVVSMSFEFGPLEHEAIEPIANAIAAGTVVVPATVGSDYFFAPGSFYHALSVGAVDRDRDPFRDGNGGEILTERHWRSDLIPENWPDRYTVPDVVTAGYDVLTAVPDNEEFDGGHQRTNGYSNGPPHVAGVVALLRSLDPDLAPAEIQRLLTETAEQPGDPYEYPETNGDFGHGVVNAAAAAAELVGRNREVTGTVTDPGGEPVANAAVTAVTGDATRTDGQGRYSLSVPPGDAAVTASAVGYESVRRRVAPGAGRDLAFETERRPDVQRTARPPTVFEPGDTISMAFQVEHADNAGVFVRESPVALDASAVSVTIDGESAELGRPVRLADGTRTLRIEIAVADGTRGVLPLTVGVAAESERPGEPVTTRIELDTIHVHERPMLVAEGEDLQAALDSAAPGTFVKLAGDRWERQIEAVDASFPASRYDVPIFEESRDDEAALVLDRPITVAAEEGSDPTLVASGGSGERRFGVQITSHYVRFQGIEVVADGATAAVSVLDGDGVHLQDLDLSGADHGIFAQFTKSLTVQYNRIAAAATGVTLRDFSVNALVRENEIRDAERGVVLSGRVGDRLLDVDADVFGNSFENVATELDVEGTTTVRGEDGEERGIGSPPGDSTADLLLYAATAAALGVLLYPYGRRRFR from the coding sequence ATGGACGAGGCCACCGCTGTCGGCAGACGCGACTTTCTGGCCGCTGCGGGCGGAACGGCAGCCGCGGTCGGTGCAACCGGGACGGGCGGGGCGACCGTCGACCCGGATCTGGCCGCGAAGTCCGGACGGGTCGACGCCGTCGTTCGCCTCGAAGCCGTGTCAGACACTGACTCTCGGGGCGAGCGAGGCGAGGTCGTACGGACGCTCAGGGACCGTGCCAGTCGCACACAGCAGCGGGTCGTCGACTACGTCCGGGACACGCCCGGGATGGAGCTCCGGCGACGGTTCTGGCTTGCGAACGCCGTCCTGGTCAGGGTCGACACGGATCGGGCCGCGTTCGCGGATCTGGCCGCAATCGACGGCGTCGATCGAGTGCACCGGACCGGTGCCGGGGGCGGATCGCGTCCCGCGCCGAAATCGACTGCCGCCAACGGCCCGGTCTCGGAGTCGAGACAGGCCGACGACGGGATCAGTTACGGACTGGAGATGATGAACGTCCCGGCGGTCTGGGACCGGTTCGAGACGCGAGGCGAAGGGGCCCGGGTCGCCGTCATCGACACGGGCGTCGACGCCGCCCATCCCGACATCGACCTGGCCGCGTGGGCCGAATTCGACGCCGAGGGCGAGCGCGTGGACAGCGATCCGCACGATCCGCACGGCCACGGGACGGGCATGAGCAGTCTCGCCGTCGGCGGGGACGCGAGCGGGACGCAGATCGGCGTCGCCCCGGACGCCGAACTGATCGTCGCCCGGCAGAGTCAGGATGGTATCTTCGCCTCGACGATCGCCGCACTCGAGTGGGCCGTCGAGAAGGACGCCGACGTGGTCTCGATGAGCTTCGAGTTCGGCCCGCTCGAACACGAGGCGATCGAACCGATCGCGAACGCCATCGCGGCCGGAACAGTGGTCGTCCCAGCGACGGTCGGCTCCGACTATTTCTTCGCGCCGGGGAGTTTCTACCACGCGCTCAGCGTCGGGGCCGTCGATCGGGACCGCGACCCGTTCCGGGACGGCAACGGCGGCGAGATCCTGACCGAGCGGCACTGGCGAAGCGATCTGATCCCGGAAAACTGGCCCGACCGCTACACCGTCCCGGACGTGGTGACCGCGGGTTACGACGTACTCACAGCGGTCCCGGACAACGAGGAGTTCGACGGGGGGCACCAGCGCACGAACGGGTACAGCAACGGCCCCCCACACGTCGCCGGCGTGGTCGCCCTGCTTCGCTCGCTCGATCCCGATCTCGCACCCGCCGAGATCCAGCGACTCCTCACCGAGACCGCCGAACAACCCGGCGACCCGTACGAGTACCCGGAGACGAACGGCGACTTCGGTCACGGGGTGGTCAACGCGGCCGCCGCCGCTGCCGAACTCGTGGGTCGGAACCGGGAGGTGACCGGCACGGTGACCGACCCCGGGGGCGAACCGGTCGCGAATGCGGCCGTCACCGCGGTGACCGGGGACGCGACCCGGACCGACGGCCAGGGGAGATATTCCCTGTCGGTTCCGCCCGGTGACGCAGCCGTCACCGCCTCGGCCGTCGGGTACGAGTCGGTCAGGCGGCGGGTCGCGCCCGGTGCGGGGCGCGACCTCGCCTTCGAGACCGAGCGCCGTCCGGACGTCCAGCGGACGGCTCGACCGCCGACCGTGTTCGAGCCCGGGGACACGATCTCGATGGCGTTCCAGGTCGAGCACGCAGACAATGCCGGCGTCTTCGTCCGCGAGTCGCCGGTGGCCCTCGATGCGTCGGCGGTGTCGGTGACGATAGACGGGGAATCGGCCGAACTCGGCCGGCCGGTGCGTCTCGCCGACGGGACGCGGACGCTCAGGATCGAAATCGCCGTGGCGGACGGGACGCGCGGTGTCCTCCCGCTGACCGTCGGCGTCGCGGCGGAGAGCGAGCGTCCCGGTGAGCCGGTCACGACCAGGATCGAACTCGACACGATCCACGTCCACGAGCGGCCGATGCTGGTCGCCGAGGGGGAGGACCTCCAGGCGGCCCTCGACAGCGCCGCCCCCGGGACGTTCGTGAAACTGGCCGGTGATCGCTGGGAGCGTCAGATCGAGGCCGTCGACGCGTCGTTCCCGGCGTCGCGCTACGACGTCCCCATCTTCGAGGAGAGCCGCGACGACGAGGCGGCGCTCGTTCTCGACCGGCCAATCACGGTCGCGGCCGAAGAGGGATCCGATCCGACGCTCGTCGCCAGCGGCGGGTCCGGGGAGCGGCGCTTCGGGGTGCAAATAACCAGCCACTACGTCAGGTTCCAGGGTATCGAGGTCGTCGCCGACGGCGCGACCGCCGCGGTGAGCGTCCTCGACGGCGACGGCGTCCACCTCCAGGACCTGGATCTCTCGGGTGCCGACCACGGGATCTTCGCGCAGTTCACGAAGAGCCTCACCGTCCAGTACAACCGGATCGCCGCCGCTGCGACCGGCGTCACGCTGCGGGATTTCAGCGTCAACGCACTGGTCCGGGAAAACGAGATCCGGGACGCAGAGCGAGGCGTGGTCCTCAGCGGGCGCGTCGGCGACCGACTCCTCGACGTCGACGCGGACGTCTTCGGGAACAGTTTCGAGAACGTCGCGACGGAGCTCGACGTCGAGGGCACGACGACGGTCAGGGGCGAGGACGGTGAGGAGCGAGGGATCGGCAGCCCACCCGGGGATTCGACGGCCGACCTCCTGTTGTACGCCGCGACGGCGGCAGCCCTCGGTGTGCTGTTGTACCCCTACGGGAGGCGGCGATTCAGGTGA
- the dnaG gene encoding DNA primase DnaG has protein sequence MHDSAKYLIHADVVADGVVERSDVVGAVFGQTEGLLGDELDLRALQESSKVGRIDVEIDSEGGRSYGEVTIASGLDKVETAILAAALETIERVGPCRADLEVTKIEDVRAAKRRAIVERATDLLASFEGEVTRSADLIEEVRQAVRVEDVTEYEGLPAGPRVGDSDAIIVVEGRADVLQLLKYGIKNAVAVEGTDVPEPVADLTRERTVTAFLDGDRGGDLILKELQQVGAVDYAAFAPENRSVEDLSRDEVMAALREKVSADAVAGATSPHETVAATDGSARPAPPGTSESPATTESPAETDASRDADEATETDERTPESGASAESDDSGDAEADPEPAEAPSVPETLAGHVEAVVGTDSEEVVLLDREFGVLSSAPATEAFEAVAEAEPAPTTVVLDGELDQRLLDVAAQRGVEQIVPRSTGEFVKQPTGVRIRTADQF, from the coding sequence ATGCACGATTCAGCGAAATACCTGATCCACGCGGACGTCGTCGCCGACGGGGTGGTAGAGCGGAGTGACGTCGTCGGCGCGGTGTTCGGCCAGACCGAGGGGCTTCTCGGCGACGAACTCGATCTGCGGGCCCTGCAGGAGTCCTCGAAGGTGGGCCGGATCGACGTCGAGATCGACTCCGAGGGCGGTCGCTCCTACGGCGAGGTGACCATCGCCAGCGGCCTCGACAAGGTCGAGACGGCCATCCTCGCGGCCGCCCTGGAGACGATCGAACGAGTCGGCCCCTGCCGCGCGGACCTCGAAGTGACGAAGATCGAGGACGTGCGCGCCGCCAAGCGCCGCGCCATCGTCGAGCGGGCCACCGACCTGCTCGCCTCGTTCGAGGGCGAGGTCACCCGCAGCGCGGACCTGATCGAGGAGGTCCGCCAGGCGGTCCGGGTCGAGGACGTCACCGAGTACGAGGGGCTGCCCGCCGGCCCGCGCGTCGGCGACAGCGACGCGATCATCGTCGTCGAGGGCCGCGCCGACGTGCTCCAGTTGCTCAAGTACGGGATCAAGAACGCCGTCGCCGTCGAAGGGACCGACGTCCCCGAGCCGGTCGCCGACCTCACTCGCGAGCGGACCGTGACCGCCTTCCTCGACGGCGACCGCGGCGGCGACCTGATCCTGAAGGAGCTCCAGCAGGTCGGCGCGGTGGACTACGCCGCCTTCGCGCCCGAGAACCGGTCGGTCGAGGACCTCTCGCGCGACGAGGTCATGGCGGCGCTCCGGGAGAAGGTGTCCGCCGACGCCGTCGCCGGCGCGACCTCGCCCCACGAGACCGTCGCCGCGACCGACGGGAGCGCCAGACCCGCCCCGCCCGGGACGAGCGAGTCGCCGGCGACCACGGAGTCACCGGCCGAGACCGACGCGTCGCGGGACGCCGACGAGGCGACCGAGACCGACGAACGGACGCCGGAGTCGGGGGCCAGTGCCGAGAGCGACGACTCCGGAGACGCTGAAGCGGACCCGGAACCCGCGGAGGCCCCGAGCGTTCCGGAGACGCTGGCCGGCCACGTCGAGGCCGTCGTCGGGACGGACAGCGAGGAGGTAGTCCTGCTGGACCGGGAGTTCGGGGTCCTGTCCTCGGCCCCCGCGACGGAGGCGTTCGAGGCCGTCGCCGAGGCGGAGCCGGCGCCGACGACGGTGGTGCTGGACGGCGAACTCGACCAGCGGTTGCTGGACGTGGCCGCCCAGCGCGGCGTCGAACAGATCGTCCCGCGCTCGACCGGCGAGTTCGTCAAACAGCCCACCGGCGTCCGGATCCGGACGGCCGACCAGTTCTAA
- a CDS encoding GNAT family N-acetyltransferase, whose amino-acid sequence MIRPAAESDLPHLRAIQRVSLAEPWDGLLEPAVVGPPVVLVVTDHATSEPVGYAVAIPDDDGAYLAEIAVAPDHRGEGNGSRLLEALCDRLAVEGFETVRLTVREGDERARSFYADHGFSVQSRLPEHYEDDDGLVMARDS is encoded by the coding sequence ATGATCCGCCCGGCCGCCGAGTCGGACCTGCCGCACCTCCGCGCGATCCAGCGCGTCTCGCTCGCAGAGCCGTGGGACGGGTTGCTCGAACCGGCAGTCGTCGGCCCGCCAGTCGTCCTGGTCGTGACCGATCACGCGACGTCAGAACCGGTCGGCTACGCCGTCGCCATCCCCGACGACGACGGGGCCTATCTCGCGGAGATCGCGGTCGCCCCGGACCACCGTGGCGAGGGGAACGGGTCGCGATTGCTCGAGGCCCTCTGCGACCGACTCGCAGTCGAGGGGTTCGAGACCGTCCGGTTGACGGTCCGCGAGGGCGACGAGCGGGCGCGGTCGTTCTACGCGGACCACGGGTTCTCGGTACAGTCGAGGCTCCCGGAGCACTACGAAGACGACGACGGGCTGGTGATGGCCCGAGACAGTTAG
- the pdxS gene encoding pyridoxal 5'-phosphate synthase lyase subunit PdxS, which yields MSEPTDLEELRRGTDLVKRGFAKMQKGGVIMDVVDPEQARIAEDVGAVAVMSLEAVPADIRKRGGVARMADPADVEEIIDEVSIPVMGKSRIGHTKEAQILEATGVDMIDESEVLTPADDRFHIDKREFTSPFVCGARNLGEALRRIHEGAAMIRTKGEAGTGDVNQAVHHQRNIKGAIRELEGASHEEREAWARENDAPIDLVHETAEMGRLPVVNFAAGGIATPADAALMMHHGCDGIFVGSGIFGAEDPEAMGTAVVEAVNNWDDPEKLAEISSNIGSGMKGDASADLPEEEKLQGRGV from the coding sequence ATGTCAGAGCCGACCGATCTGGAGGAACTCCGTCGCGGGACCGATCTGGTCAAGCGCGGGTTCGCGAAGATGCAGAAGGGCGGCGTCATCATGGACGTCGTCGACCCCGAGCAGGCCCGCATCGCCGAGGACGTGGGGGCCGTGGCGGTCATGTCACTGGAGGCCGTCCCCGCGGACATCCGCAAGCGCGGGGGCGTCGCCCGGATGGCCGACCCCGCCGACGTCGAGGAGATCATCGACGAGGTGTCGATCCCGGTGATGGGCAAGTCCCGCATCGGCCACACGAAGGAGGCCCAGATCCTCGAGGCGACGGGCGTCGACATGATCGACGAAAGCGAGGTACTCACCCCCGCCGACGACCGCTTCCACATCGACAAGCGCGAGTTCACGTCCCCGTTCGTCTGCGGCGCGCGGAACCTCGGTGAGGCCCTGCGCCGGATCCACGAGGGCGCGGCGATGATCCGGACCAAGGGCGAAGCCGGGACGGGCGACGTCAACCAGGCCGTCCACCACCAGCGCAACATCAAGGGCGCGATCCGCGAACTCGAAGGGGCGAGTCACGAGGAGCGAGAGGCGTGGGCCCGCGAGAACGACGCGCCGATCGACCTGGTTCACGAGACCGCGGAGATGGGCCGGCTGCCGGTCGTGAACTTCGCCGCGGGCGGCATCGCGACGCCCGCCGACGCGGCGCTGATGATGCACCACGGCTGCGACGGCATCTTCGTCGGCTCCGGTATCTTCGGCGCGGAAGACCCCGAGGCGATGGGCACCGCCGTCGTCGAGGCCGTCAACAACTGGGACGACCCCGAGAAACTGGCCGAGATCTCCTCGAACATCGGCTCGGGGATGAAGGGCGACGCCAGCGCGGACCTCCCCGAGGAGGAGAAACTGCAGGGCCGGGGCGTCTGA
- a CDS encoding ABC transporter permease, with the protein MFLAVFRKTIGDLSNPKLLLAYLLAFSTVLWFLALGFTGEMPDAINTLSLGEQEVELLSVYTSLAWFWGVGIALLAAGTLFVALTLATEAERGTLDLLLSKPVRRWEVLIATFVANVAYLFAIGVASLLLVAVAVFRMGGFSAAAIHGGVFAVLPGTALYALLVCALVSAAGIAAGVFTRKRLQTAALTAIFPALFFALFVARVFPGDIYEDYSLYAIDLGYHLGNVYTLLLDATGEPMPVEVQAQLGFWTGVYEVPEEQGSLEGSLELVGHVDPSVSLALCLFLTFGLLGVALVQFQRMDI; encoded by the coding sequence GTGTTCCTCGCCGTCTTCCGGAAGACGATCGGTGACCTCTCGAACCCGAAGCTCCTGCTGGCGTACCTGCTGGCTTTCTCCACGGTGCTCTGGTTCCTCGCGCTCGGGTTCACGGGCGAGATGCCCGACGCCATCAACACGTTGTCACTCGGCGAACAGGAGGTGGAACTGCTCTCCGTCTACACCAGCCTGGCCTGGTTCTGGGGCGTCGGCATCGCGTTGCTCGCTGCCGGCACCCTCTTCGTCGCGCTCACGCTCGCCACGGAGGCCGAGCGCGGGACGCTCGATCTGCTCTTGAGCAAACCGGTCCGGCGATGGGAGGTGCTGATTGCGACTTTCGTCGCCAACGTCGCCTACCTGTTCGCCATCGGCGTCGCGAGTCTACTCCTCGTGGCAGTCGCGGTCTTCCGGATGGGCGGGTTCAGCGCCGCGGCGATCCACGGCGGCGTCTTCGCCGTGCTTCCCGGAACCGCCCTGTACGCGCTTCTGGTCTGTGCGCTGGTCAGTGCCGCCGGCATCGCGGCCGGCGTGTTCACTCGCAAACGGCTCCAGACCGCCGCGCTGACCGCGATCTTTCCCGCGCTCTTCTTCGCGCTGTTCGTCGCCCGTGTCTTCCCCGGCGACATCTACGAGGACTACTCACTGTACGCCATCGACCTCGGCTATCACCTCGGGAACGTCTACACCCTGCTCCTCGATGCGACAGGAGAACCGATGCCCGTCGAGGTACAGGCCCAACTCGGGTTCTGGACGGGCGTTTACGAGGTCCCCGAGGAGCAGGGGTCCCTCGAGGGCTCGCTCGAACTGGTGGGCCACGTCGACCCGAGCGTGTCGCTCGCACTCTGTCTGTTCCTGACGTTCGGGTTACTCGGCGTCGCTCTCGTGCAGTTCCAGCGAATGGACATCTGA
- a CDS encoding ABC transporter ATP-binding protein: MSMIETTDLTKEYDDVTAVDGIDLAVERGEIHGFVGHNGAGKTTTMQMLVGLVTPTSGEATIDGEPAGTLAARRNVGYAPQNPEFYESMTGRDYLVYMSELSGVDGSARERADELLEWLDLDDAADQAVGGYSGGMLRKLAVGQAMLADPELLILDEPTAALDPEGRAMIIDALESLTDEGTTVFVSSHVLTELEQFIDTVTVLKEGRVVTSGPLEEVLSATAADRYVVDASDNDRLADLLAARDCVERVDRDGGGAVVVTVADPAAFTVSLPEVLSDAALGLHSMARQGGLEERFLDILEEGEA, encoded by the coding sequence ATGAGCATGATAGAGACGACCGATCTGACGAAGGAGTACGACGACGTGACGGCCGTCGACGGGATCGACCTGGCGGTCGAACGCGGTGAGATTCACGGCTTCGTCGGGCACAACGGGGCCGGCAAGACCACCACGATGCAGATGCTCGTGGGGCTGGTCACACCGACGAGCGGGGAGGCCACCATCGACGGCGAGCCGGCCGGAACGCTCGCGGCCAGGCGAAACGTCGGGTACGCCCCGCAGAATCCGGAGTTCTACGAGTCGATGACCGGCCGGGACTACCTCGTCTACATGAGCGAGCTCTCGGGCGTCGACGGCTCGGCGCGCGAGCGGGCCGACGAACTCCTCGAGTGGCTCGACCTCGACGACGCGGCGGACCAAGCCGTCGGCGGGTACAGCGGCGGGATGCTGCGGAAACTGGCCGTCGGGCAGGCGATGCTCGCCGATCCGGAGCTGCTGATTCTCGACGAACCGACGGCGGCGCTGGACCCGGAGGGCCGCGCGATGATCATCGACGCCCTCGAGAGCCTGACCGACGAGGGGACGACGGTCTTCGTGAGCAGCCACGTCCTCACCGAACTCGAGCAGTTCATCGACACCGTCACCGTCCTCAAGGAGGGACGGGTCGTGACCTCGGGACCCCTCGAAGAGGTGCTCTCCGCGACGGCGGCCGATCGGTACGTCGTCGACGCCTCGGACAACGATCGCCTGGCTGATCTGCTCGCGGCTCGGGACTGCGTCGAGCGAGTCGACCGCGACGGCGGGGGAGCCGTCGTGGTCACGGTCGCCGACCCCGCGGCCTTCACCGTCTCTCTCCCGGAGGTACTCAGTGACGCCGCCCTCGGGTTGCACTCGATGGCCCGCCAGGGCGGTCTCGAAGAGCGGTTCCTCGATATCCTCGAGGAGGGGGAGGCCTGA